One Vicia villosa cultivar HV-30 ecotype Madison, WI linkage group LG5, Vvil1.0, whole genome shotgun sequence genomic window, ACTTCCTACTCAACCTTCACCATCGATTCATACCAATCCAACACCACCACCTCCTCAGCCTCCACCACCAATTCAGACAAATCCAACACCACCACCTTCGCAGCCTCTATCAAAGACTCGGAAAAACCCAATTCCGCCTCCTACTAATCAGCCTCTATCAAAGACTCAGTCAAACCCAACACCACCACCGATTCAAAAAAACCCAACACCGCCACCTACTAATCAGCCTCAACCATCAATCCCGACTTCTGAGGAATTCAGATTCATTCCTACCCCGGGATATACTCATCATGTTTTGCAAAGTCCCCCCCATCACACCACAGAAGAGGGCGTTCAAGAAGAGGGCGTTCAAGAAGAGGGGGTCCAAGGACTTTCTAATGAGGAACAAGAAGAACCAGAAGAACAAGTTGATGGACAAAGACCGAAGATCTATATTGTGGAAGATACTGCGTAAGCACGTTTAAAATAAATTACCTTTGTTGATCATTACATAAGTGCGTACTTTGTGTTTATATTCATTGTATATATTGCATCCACTATGGAAATTTTGATGTATTGCATCGCGTTTCCAGCATTAATAATCCAAGCCTGTAAATTCAGTACCATAGTCTCCATCTCCCATGCCAGTAAATTCAGTAGCATATAAAATTCAGTAGCATATAAATGTCTTTGCCACCATAGTGTTGTAATTGGTTTGATCCAAAAGTATATACATGGTTTTTTATTCCCATCCAACTGTAATGTGCAGTAAATTCAGGGGTAGTTTGACACAACATTTTTTCCATAATGCTAATGGCTTCTTTGACTTTACCAGCTCAACATAACATGTCTACAACATATGAATAATGTTCTTCCTCTCGTTTTTTACTCCAAATTCCATCTCCAttagagaaaataggagagacaAAATGTTCTGCTAGATAACATGTGTTTGAGTAGAAACCAATTTGAAGCTGACCCTAATTAGAACCATCAATTTAGAATAAGAATAGGAGAGAAAAAAAAGGAGATATCACTTCAAGTAGAATAAAAATATGGTACATCTGTTGCTATGCATTCAATTATCACAAAacacaaatatatttatatacatataATAGGAAGTGTCTGTTAGATACAGTGTCTTTGACACTTTGGTTGTGGTTTCATTTGAGAAACTCTTATGAAGTTTTTGATTTAATACATGGTTTATTGGTTATATATGTGTTTTAATTAACGAACATTTTTCTTTGTAGGCTAAGTCCAGGCGATCTTGTTGCCGAAATGTGCAGAAAAGTTATAGAAAAGCTTTACCGGGgtactttttttaattatagtgaGCTTAAACGTGGTggaagagaaaaagagagaaaggaATGGTTCAACATGTTTAAAGTAAGACATGTAATTTCTTTTTTACTATTTAGATTATAAAGTATATTtgagtttaatttattatttgtatatttttttcaGTCACTTGTAAGCTGGGACCGTTGCGATGATGCTAAAATGGAAGACTTGTTTCATAAAAGATGTGCAACACGATTGCGTGATATATTACAAAAGGCTAAAGAGAAGGCGTGCAAGCCGCCTTGGATGGGTGTAGATACATGGGAGTTTCTTATTGAAAAGTGGCAGACAAAAGAGTTCAAAGATGTCTCCAAACAAAATAAGATTAATCGATCATCAAGCAAAGGTGGGGCAGTCCATACGTCTGGTCGTAGAGCTCACCATGATGTTGCACTTGATTTGGTATGTATTATATTTGTAATTAAAATGCGTTAGTATAATTATATCCAATATACatgaccatatatatatatatatatatattgtctttaaTTATAGGCTAAAAAACTCAAGCGACCCGCACATCCGGACGAGCTCTTCATTGCCACTCATAAAAAGAAGAATGGGGAGTGGGTTGACGAGCGTGCAGCGACAACACATGTAAGTTCATTAAGACTTCAAAATTTCAACACATGATAATTGAATTTCAATTTCTAAACCCACTAGATCCTTTGTGTAATGATAACTGAATTGCAAGTAGACTCAAGTACAGCTCTTGGAGCTACTGTTGGACCTTATAATTAAAGAACTTAGTTTGTATCTAATTCAATTTCACTCCCAAAAGATTTGTTTGAATTTGATCCTAATAAGTTAGGTCcacaattattaatatttttttatgcattATTCACTTTGTTGTTTGGCTGATTGCAATTAATTAACCTTCCAAGCAAAATGTTATTTGGCTGATTGCAACTAATTAATTGTCCCCTGGTGTTTCTTTACCATAAAATAGATTTACTATTTTGAATGATAGGAGCATAGGAAAATATATGCTATTAAAATGGACTGGCTATATTTCATGTTTGTGCCTAAATTGCATATCTATACTAGAGTTCAAATTTATAGGTTATTGATCAGCAGAGATATTGGGTAATTTAAAACATGGTGCAGTAATTGTTCAATGGGGTGGGCAAGTGTATAGTGATAAGATTAAAAATAACTGATGAACCTTACTGTTACAATCTCTTCAATGATCTTTTGAAATCGTTTCTGGTTTGGGTATGAGGCTGGTTATGTCAGAAGAATAAGTGTTTTTGCTGATGTATGTTAAGTGTTCTGCTACTTCTTTGTGTTGGTTTTTCAAGCAGCAGGTACATGGATTGTAACTGTTTTATAATTCCAAATTGTATGTGTTCTGCTACTTCTTATGTGTTCatttttaatgttgttgttgttaatagcTTGGCAGTGGTAGAAAGTATGATCATGGGAGCAAGGAAATGTTTCACTTTTATGTTCTATTCCTGTTCTAACTGCATTTTATGTTGTACAGGAAACTTACGTGAGTAGTCTTACACAAGCCACACAAATTACTGGTAATGATGTGGATGGATCAACAAGAATACAAATGTGGAAAGACGTTGCTGGAGGTAAAACACGGGGGCGGTGTTATGGAGTTGCACAATTGGCGCACAACGTAAGACATGGAGTGAGCTTCTTGACACATGTGTCAATTTCAAACCCCAATAGAGAAGTAGATAACCAAGCCATTGAGGCTGCTAGAGCTGAAGCTGCTGCTGCACGTGAAGAGGCTGCACGAGCTAATGCGCGGACAGATGAATTGGCAAAGCAATTTGAAGATCTTAGGAAAATGTTTGATATGTTTCAGTC contains:
- the LOC131606789 gene encoding uncharacterized protein LOC131606789, giving the protein MTGQNGKRKAPSSTTNVVDRLCRQRQIPPGSIAIKNSRMVHMKPGSKNPPPPTQRKNPPPIQPTKTSLPTQPSPSIHTNPTPPPPQPPPPIQTNPTPPPSQPLSKTRKNPIPPPTNQPLSKTQSNPTPPPIQKNPTPPPTNQPQPSIPTSEEFRFIPTPGYTHHVLQSPPHHTTEEGVQEEGVQEEGVQGLSNEEQEEPEEQVDGQRPKIYIVEDTALSPGDLVAEMCRKVIEKLYRGTFFNYSELKRGGREKERKEWFNMFKSLVSWDRCDDAKMEDLFHKRCATRLRDILQKAKEKACKPPWMGVDTWEFLIEKWQTKEFKDVSKQNKINRSSSKGGAVHTSGRRAHHDVALDLAKKLKRPAHPDELFIATHKKKNGEWVDERAATTHETYVSSLTQATQITGNDVDGSTRIQMWKDVAGGKTRGRCYGVAQLAHNVRHGVSFLTHVSISNPNREVDNQAIEAARAEAAAAREEAARANARTDELAKQFEDLRKMFDMFQSRQAGSSRAPSSEHAHYNYSEDEDEDEEDNVAGDHDQDQ